The following nucleotide sequence is from Euleptes europaea isolate rEulEur1 chromosome 3, rEulEur1.hap1, whole genome shotgun sequence.
ggccattttctccaggtgaactgatctctatcagctggagatcagttgtagtagcaggagatctccagctagtacccagaggtggcaacactATGTATTGGAGTACTCCCAGTCAAAGCCTAAGCACATACCCTTGTACGAGGCATAAGGTTTTATGCAGACATTTGGGTGTACAGTTGGGGTGGGGCCAGCAGTTAGGATGCTGTTCCTCTTTATGTGCATATGGCACATGCAATAATAAACTTCTGTACAGAGGAGGGGCCTTCTTCTTCAGGTCCTCCCCCCTCCAATTTGGTGGCATTTTGTTGGGTCCAAATTATTTTCCCGTAGGTTAATATATTGCTGCTGCATTTATTTTCTAGGTTTTCCTTGGGAtatcttaacacacacacacacacacacacacacacacacacacacacacacacatttgggggTGTCTGTATTTTAATGTTGCCCTTCAAACTTAGCTCtgacaaaaaacaaaccaaccaaccaaataaATATCGGAGGCGGGAAAAGGTTGCCAGCGATACCTTGAGACTGAAAAAACACATGGGAGTCGGAGAGTGAAAAAGGAATTAGCAAGTCCCATAACTCATGAGGTGTCAGATCCAGCCGCACACATTAAAAGTTCACTATGGTGAGTAGTTTAATTTCCTGGGCATAACTGCTGTTTTGACGCTAATGGCAGATTGAACGTCAAGATTTCCTGGTCATTCTAACCTCAGCCTGCATGGCAGAAACACCAGGAGTTACTGCTGCTAACAATGCCCCTTTTATCCAATGGACCAAATTCCCATTAGCCCTAAAGACGTTAATTATGACCGAAATTACCCAGGTAGGCTTGCTCATACAAGGCCAGTAATAACCACCCCATAATGCTGGTGCCATTGGGGtgtgggttttccccccctctcctctcctcctttaaaaaaacaaacaaaaaatgacttTAACTACTGTAATAATTAACAACTTTTGTCTGGCGGTGGTTTCAGGCAGTCAGCACATTTTGCCCCGGACAAAAGAGCAAACTCCTGGAGCACATGGGAGGGTGTGTGCTGAGCTGGTTGGTCTACTGGTTTTTCTCCAAACACAATGGGGTCAGTTAGGGAGCAGTCCTCTCCAGGGATGGGATGCCTTCTCCCGCCAGCCATTTCCGTGTTTGCTGCTCAGTGAACCCAGGGCTGGCTTAGCtgacatgctagggttgccaacctccaggtactcaaaaacacaaagacagcactgatagctaattggtgattgttcaaatctcccgctattacaactgatctccagctagggttgccaacctccaagtactagctggagatctcctgctatgacaactgacctccagcgaatagagatcagttcccctagagaaaatggccgctttggcaattggactctatggcattggagtccctcctctccccaaacccttcctcctcaggctccacccccaaaacctcccacgggtggcaaagaggcacctggcaaccctatctcccgctattacaattgatctccaggcaacagatagtATTGCAGCTACCAGTTCAGCAGGGATCAGCTGACACAAGGGACCAATGCAGGTGTAAAGGTACCAGCTCCATATGCAAATGACTGCTATAGCGCAAGGATACCACAACGCCCAAGGACATGCGGATGCAGCCTCAGTATAGCACCAACAGACAGCaaaaggggtggggctgtggctcagtgctagagcaccggcttttgcatgcagaaggtcccaagttcagggGCCCCAGTATAAAGGATCATCTCAGGAAGCAGGACTGGGAACGATGCTTGCCTGGGAATCTGCTACAAATCAGacagaactggatttgatttgtTTAAGGTAATTTTATAGGTTCTCAATATcaccccctctttccatttcagcTGCAGTGTCACCCTTTCCAGCATAGGTGGCGCTCTTGGGTTTTCCAGTTCTCATTTTCTGTTCTATTTCCCACCTCATAACATATATATTGATACTCTTGCTTCTGGCTTTGATTTCAGCGCTGAGTTGCACATAGTTCTGTGTCTTCTGGGTTGACATTTGTTGAATTGATAGTCCAGCAGTTTCTGTTCCTTCTACAGAAACACGCGAGACTAATCTCAGTTAGTGGTGTTGTAGAGACAAGGACAACAATAGAAAAAAAACCACTTGATCATTCTGTTTTTTCTCCCTTAGCAGAACAAGTCTTTAAACGACTAGCAACTTCCGAGCCTAGGAAATTAGAGCATTGagaagggggtgtggctcagcagtacagcatctactttgcaagcagaaggtcccaggttcaacccccaggttcaacccacagcatcttcagctaaaccactggttcccaaccgggggtccgcgtacccccaggggtccgcgagaactaaattaaggtccgcgaaacaaagttataaacccataataaattaatatcttcaattaaaagttctctattataaaaatagattcaaatattattctaagtttaatgtttaactaacagttatgattaaagtttattttctagttctcggaatttttattttgaaccttggggtccctgcaccgaacaaaaaagtcctagtggtccctggtcaaaaaaaggttgggaaccactgagctaaatGGATCAggtggtgatatgaaagacctcatcctgaaaCTCTGAAGAGCCACTagcagtctgagtaaacaatactgaccttgatagaccgatggtctattgagtataagacagcttcatgataTTGTGCTATTAGAGGGTACCAACAGATGTGACCAAGGGTCATGGACCCTCTTCAGTCCGATAAAGGTAAATTGCACATGCACGCAGCCATGATTTGTATCcccctagtatccctcaagcaaactcatccagacaggtagatttgaagcagtaaaactttattaggaactaaaaggcaaaataaaagaactgactgcacgcaggcaggcaaggttagcaatagAGACCCTAAGAGGTTGtttgcttaaaaacactagtacAGGAGAATaggataaacattgctaggcaacagcgagataagcagTTCTCATGAGTGGAGACAAAACATACCGTAGCTGTGAGAATCGGCACAAATGAAAGTATACACAGGAGTTtcaaaaccctgggaaccaaggacttgacttgtggccagaacttggcctgcacTCATGTCAAAAGCCTGACTGGATCTTGCATTCAGTTAAGAACCTGACAGTTCCCAAGGTACATTCAACACATATATAATCTGTATACATAGCATGCTTGATTTTTCTGTGTTGAATAACACTCATGTTAAcgtaggtcgtttatgcatgggtactttcactctcaTTCACCCCCAGTCTGACTTGGGTGATACTTGGAGTTATGcttgagttttccgtccattagagacgaccttgcgcccagcccttgcaaattccGGGTCTTTCTGTTGCTGTGAAATCCCGATTCTTCAATCTCTCGTGAGATCAGCcggggtgaaatctccgtgcagaagcttggggtgggggtaacatttctctcacagaaagcactacagccaattacacagcagcatgtcaaggggcagggattcaaatgcttcatgCTTCCTCCgccttctttctgagcagactcacatgagaaaggattttaaaaacgaggcttgggtttctccccccacctccctgttccttttagagagttccattttatttttatttttaaaatgcttttaacatggcacttgggtttctgcaggATGGGGGGACGtttctctcatagtaagcactacagccaattacaaagcagcgtttcaaggggtggggactccagTGCTtgttgatttgagcttggagactgctgatgcatcgattcccaacaggaaagtgtgggtccagcaagcaacgaacctcaggtaacacTCACACGCATAAACGACCTCCATACAATGCATGAACAGCTGTATGTGtgctataaaaaggtaaaggtaaagccagtccccctgtgcaagcaccggttcattcctgacccatggggtgatgtcacatcccgacatttactaggcagactttggttacggggtggtttgccagtgccttccccagtcatctcccctttacccccagcaagctgggtgctcattttaccaacctcagaaggatggaaggctgagtcaaccttgagccggctacctgaaaccaacttccgttgggattgaactcaggttgtgagcagagcttggactgcagtacttcagcttaccactctgtgccacggggctcttatgtctgatatagggctgtcaattcggtttggcccgaactgaaaatcagccgaatttcccttgattcggcggtttttagtttgggaggaaccgaactcaaaactggcgggcaaccgggggggccgaattcagcgagttcgggagttcgcgaataaattcggccaattcggggccgtcagtaagcagcataaccttcagtaagcagcgttctcctcccccggccaatcggtggccaagctgggtcttcttctggccaatcagtcaggattgagtactggaggaatcagctgatgtgcggccggcggggaaagagagagagagagggaaatcctcatgtgtgtgtgagggggtgcttgtgcacattcgctcctttccgtggctgcagggggtgcattttttggggtaccgaccccaaactttcaggggatattcagacaggttttcttaagagaccacccaagttttgtaaacattgggtcagggggtcctgagatatgggctccccccctttttctttccatggctgcagagggcgcatttttgggtgtgccgaccccaaactttcagcggagcatcagacaaggcttcttaagataccccccaagttttgtaaacattgggtcagggccccccgagatatgggctccacccctttttcctttccccccttttccattttcgtggctgcagggggcgcttttttgggggtgcagcccccaaacttttatcatagcttcagagaatccctcttaagttttgtaaagatgggttcagcgggggctgaaatatcggctcccccccttttctctttccgtggctgcagggggcgcatttttgggtgtgccgaccccagactttcagcggagcttcagtcaaggctttttaagagaccacccaagttttgtaaacattgggtcagggccccccgagatatgggcttttcccttttccctattgggatgaatggatcaccctcgagagatgcatacatatggatcttatattggatacaaatggaatcatattggattacccagcctcccagcccctcctgctggaacagaagacagccacagtaagacccctttgggggctttaatctatattttttcttttctgtgtgtgtgtgtgtgggggaaagcagagtctctgtgtgtgtgtggggagggagcagtttctgtgggtgggtgggggaagccaaagggggcttttgccggttctgcctggggtgtgtgttccccctccagtctctctctccctggtttgagggggggcttcatttttattcttcaggtttttcctcattcataagatcagttaggttattttgatgcttgctcaaaactggttttcaaatggtgacttaaagaatgcatctgcctggtcccaagtccaatgcaaaaggagaaattccaccccctcctgctcattatgcatagctagctgcctctgtccctttccatggtatgcaaactcccaggtgtcaggtgttgctttgcactgttgcaaaggtgttgcattgcgtgcttgtgttgctttgcagttgtattgttttgcaaaattcttcacacctgccccgccctttgcatgtttgcaaaggtgttgcttttcagttgtgttgctttgcaaagttcttagcacctgccccgcccttgctctcatcagctgtttgtcaggccgggagctttgtgtgtgggcagcaagctctgctgagagatacacattaagggtgggggggacccctttcagggcccatatctcagccccccctgacccaatctttacaaaacttggggagtctttcaatatacgtcctttgaagctctgctgaaagtttgggacctctaagcccaaaaatgccccctccagagccacggaaaggcgccgttgtgtttttaatggctttattcggccgaattttttttccgaactttgaattcccgccgaattgaacggatccgaagtgggggagttcggacttcggcacgtaccgaacccacaagggccaaattcggccgaatccgaactgtaccgaatttttttttttgacagccctagtctgataTAAACCCCATATTTATTCAGGAATCCGTGCTCATTTTCATGTGTACACGTTGGCTCCTTCTCACAAATGTGTACTTACGTTTACCATAACTGTGATCAGGGCTTGGAAGTGGGACCATGTGGGGAGAGAGGATTTCACCCTCCAACCCTACTTGGTTTCACTAATCAAACCTGGGCTCTCTTGTGCTGTTATTAACAACACAACACCAACCTTTCTTGGCATATAAAAGGGAAGAAATTGTGTTGTTATTAGAAAAGCTCGAAATGGTCGGACCCCTAAATGCCCCCCATCCCCAATGTAAATGATGGTGTCCAAAAAGGGTATTTCTGATGTATTGACCATACCCGAGACGGGCAGCTTTTCCAGCGCCTTACAAGTGATTGTTTTGTTTGTAACAACAAAGGACTTGCCTCCCTTTTTGGGAGATCATATGGGACGACATTGATACTTTGTTTTTACTAGATACATTTTTCTTTAATAGATGGTACCATAGGGATAGAATTGTATATTTTGTAGATATTTGTTGAAATATAATTATTTGGTCCATTGTGCTGTATGTTTGGGCTTCTGGATTCAAACCAAGACAAGTGCTATGAAAATCCAGGTCTATTCTCCTCAGGCTTTGAATGCACATTAtgtcttttaaaaggtaaaggtcccctgtgcaagcaccaggtcattcctgacccatggggtgacgtcatatcccgacgtttcctaggcagactttatttatggggtggtttgccattgccttccccagtcatcttccctttacccccagcaagctgggtactcatttgaccgaccttggaaggatggaaggctgagtcaagcttgagccggctacctgaaaccgacttctgtcgggatcgaactcaggtcatgagcagagtttttgactgcagtactgcagcttacatggctttaaaacaaatacaatacttTATCAGTCTTTGCTTGGTTTGGGCTTAACTCTCCCCCACGCAGAGACTTGGGCCTTTTGGGCACATAAACATTCTAGTTCCTATAAATCCCTGAAAGATTCAACCTGGGGAGGGTGTCTAAGCGGGCAGGTGATCCTGTGGTGTTCCCAGAGTAGGGTAAAATATTCCAGGGGATCCTGCTCAGCACGAGCTTACTCTGGTCTTTTTCATTTCCGCGTCCCGTCCTCAGGACAGGCCCTCAGCTCTGCACATTAGCTCAACAGCCCTCGCTGCTGTTGACGCGCTAGTTTACCATCGTGCGGTGAGACGGTATCTCGGAAACAGTTTGCAATGTCTGTCTCAGGTTCTGTGGCTCTCGGCTTTGGTTTTCCTTCCCTTTGACAATGCTCGGTTCTTTCCACCTGTGGTTGGCCACCGGCGCCTTGCTTGTGCAAGAAAAAACCTTTCCTTAACTTCTCTCTTTGCTCCCAGGAGCAGTGGGGTCCATCTTGGGTGATCTTGTGCGCTGCTCTCTGCTGAGTGAACGTCCTACCTGAGAAAATAAAAGAATAGCTTAGCTCATATTTATAGGTTTATGGCTGTGTTCCTCTGCCTCACAAAATGGCCCACCAACCTAGATTAGGATGGGATAGCTTGACATTTGGCAAGCCACACACAGAATACCAGCCTTGGACTGTACATTACAAGGGGAAGGTGTttgaccccctcccttcccccccatgtTTGCAGTCCGTGGCAGGCAACAAAAAATAGCTTTGTTACTGGGCAGTCACTCGACAAACAAAACCTTCCAGTGCAAACCTATCTGCCTCTTTACTGAAAAGTGTGCATTCAGTGGAATTAATTTGCAAATAGGTATGCAGCCCTAATTAAGCAACTGTTTGAGTTTTAATTGCTTAATGGATCGAATATGCATACCTTTGATGTACATACCTTTGCGTATCAATAAAACAAAACTTTCGCTCTTTCCCGTGGCAGATCCTAAGTGAGTAGTCTCGTCGGCACCATGAAGCTGAACGTCTCCTTCCCAGCCACTGGCTGCCAGAAGCTCATTGAAGTGAAAGAGGAGCACAAGATCCACACCTTCTATGAGAAGCGGATGACCGCAGAGGTCTCTGCAGATATGCTTGGTGAGGAATGGAAGGGATATATTGTCCGCATTAGTGGTGGCAACGACAAACAAGGCTTCCCCATGAAGCAAGGCGTTCTGACTCACGGACATGTCTGCCTGCTGCTCAGCAAGGGCCACGCATGTTATCGTCCCAGGAGAACTGGAGAATGGAAACACAAATCTGTTCGGGGTTGCATTGTCGATGCCAACCTTAGTGCCTTGAATTTGGTCACTGTAAAGAAAGGTGAAAAAGATATTCCTGGACTAACTGACACCACTGTGCATCGTCAACTTGGTCCCAAAAGGGACAGAATCCGCAAGCTGTTCAGTCTCTCCAAAGAAGATGATGTTCgtcaatatgtagggttgccaggtccctctttgccaccagtgggaggttttttgggtggagcctgaggagggtggggtttggggaggggtgggacttcaatgccatagagtccaattgccaaagtggccattttgtccaggtgaagtgatctctatcggctggcgatcaggtgtaatagcaggagatctccaactagtacctggaggttacaaacagACTAAAGCGTACTGAAGGAAGGTTGTGCAAAAAGAACCCACAAGGGAAAAATTATCCGTACACAACCACTAACTATTTTTATGCAATTTTACTATTCTT
It contains:
- the LOC130474735 gene encoding 40S ribosomal protein S6-like; amino-acid sequence: MKLNVSFPATGCQKLIEVKEEHKIHTFYEKRMTAEVSADMLGEEWKGYIVRISGGNDKQGFPMKQGVLTHGHVCLLLSKGHACYRPRRTGEWKHKSVRGCIVDANLSALNLVTVKKGEKDIPGLTDTTVHRQLGPKRDRIRKLFSLSKEDDVRQYLTAKVVSDFLSPSTKVFPGQLGARDKKKSKMTP